In Ruminococcaceae bacterium BL-4, one DNA window encodes the following:
- a CDS encoding FAD:protein FMN transferase, which produces MTKKKKITISLCAVLAVIAAVLIYLWVNYGYRTQSQESTSWAMGTYVQQVVYGKNAQAALTTGSQAVTDLEDKISWRVDGSDVSRLNAAAGSTWEKVDPTTLSILKTSLDVAQKSDGLFDPTILPITSLWNFGGSNQRVPSQDELQKFLPYVNYQDLRINETDSTASLKKHYEGIDLGSIGKGAACDEVVKAYQNAGIDAGIVAVGGSIGLYGKKPGSSNWNVAIRDPKTKDGNAGSIGIIGMEGGQFVSTSGTYEKEFTQDGKTYHHLLNPKTGMPEDNGLVSVSVICDNGALSDALSTACFVLGLDDGMKLAESYQAGIVFVDQNGKVTVSSDLKGKFQLTNTSDYSMAN; this is translated from the coding sequence ATGACAAAGAAGAAAAAAATCACAATTTCCCTCTGTGCGGTTCTCGCTGTAATTGCTGCAGTTCTTATTTATCTGTGGGTTAATTACGGTTACCGGACACAAAGTCAAGAATCTACAAGCTGGGCAATGGGGACTTATGTTCAGCAAGTTGTTTATGGCAAAAATGCGCAAGCCGCTTTAACAACAGGTTCTCAGGCAGTTACCGATTTAGAGGACAAAATTTCTTGGCGAGTAGATGGCAGCGACGTTTCTCGTTTGAATGCCGCCGCTGGTTCTACATGGGAAAAAGTCGACCCCACGACCCTTTCTATTTTAAAGACCAGTTTAGACGTTGCACAGAAAAGCGATGGGCTTTTTGATCCGACCATTCTGCCAATCACTTCTCTCTGGAATTTTGGTGGCAGCAATCAGCGGGTTCCCTCGCAAGATGAGCTGCAAAAATTTCTGCCTTACGTCAATTACCAAGATCTCAGGATCAATGAAACTGACAGTACTGCTTCCCTTAAAAAGCATTATGAAGGCATTGATTTGGGATCAATCGGAAAAGGCGCTGCTTGTGATGAAGTTGTCAAAGCTTACCAAAATGCTGGAATTGATGCCGGTATTGTAGCTGTGGGCGGTAGTATTGGGCTCTATGGAAAAAAGCCCGGAAGCTCTAACTGGAACGTTGCAATTCGCGATCCGAAAACCAAAGACGGAAATGCAGGCAGCATCGGCATCATCGGTATGGAAGGCGGACAGTTTGTCTCCACCTCAGGCACTTACGAAAAAGAATTCACGCAGGACGGTAAGACCTACCATCACCTGCTGAATCCTAAAACTGGAATGCCGGAAGACAATGGACTTGTTTCTGTTTCTGTTATCTGTGACAATGGTGCTTTAAGTGATGCGCTTTCCACCGCTTGTTTTGTTCTCGGTTTGGACGATGGGATGAAGCTTGCCGAAAGCTATCAAGCCGGAATCGTCTTTGTGGATCAAAACGGCAAAGTAACTGTCAGCAGTGATCTCAAAGGAAAATTTCAACTGACGAATACTTCTGACTATTCAATGGCAAATTGA
- a CDS encoding NusG_II domain-containing protein: MFKKKDLLLIIPFLILGVFLLFWTQKSHDAGIAVIEENGNEIARYDLATQTQTEVIDIGGDYHIKLLLEPGKISFQSSDCPDQICVRTGKISSPGQVAVCLPAKVVVRIIGKNSQVDGTTG, encoded by the coding sequence ATGTTTAAGAAAAAAGATTTATTATTGATTATTCCTTTCTTAATTCTTGGCGTTTTTTTGCTCTTTTGGACCCAAAAAAGCCATGATGCAGGAATCGCAGTGATAGAAGAAAATGGAAATGAAATTGCCCGCTATGATCTTGCAACACAAACGCAGACAGAAGTAATTGACATTGGTGGCGACTATCATATAAAACTTCTTCTAGAACCCGGAAAGATTTCTTTTCAAAGCAGTGATTGTCCCGATCAGATCTGTGTACGAACCGGAAAGATTTCCAGCCCAGGTCAAGTGGCTGTCTGTCTTCCAGCGAAAGTCGTTGTTCGGATCATTGGAAAGAATAGTCAAGTGGATGGTACGACCGGATGA
- a CDS encoding Heptaprenyl diphosphate synthase component I, with product MKDLNNISKNTKDVAFIGLLGALALVLSGLESLIPPIPMLPPGAKLGLSNIVTMYAAGSVGLIPALCIALLKGLFAGMTRGSVALMMSTAGGLASTFVIWLFLRIKSQPFGYIGLGVAGALTHNGAQLCVAALLTTPAVVFYIPWLILFGIGTGIITGLVLRIILPILGRIHT from the coding sequence ATGAAAGATTTAAATAATATCTCTAAAAACACAAAAGACGTTGCTTTTATTGGACTGTTGGGAGCTTTAGCACTTGTACTTTCCGGTTTGGAATCTTTGATTCCCCCTATCCCCATGCTTCCACCAGGAGCAAAATTGGGGCTGTCCAATATTGTCACAATGTATGCGGCCGGCTCGGTCGGCCTAATCCCGGCACTCTGTATTGCTCTTTTAAAAGGCCTCTTTGCCGGAATGACCCGCGGATCGGTTGCTCTCATGATGAGCACCGCCGGCGGTCTTGCCAGTACTTTTGTTATCTGGCTTTTTCTTCGTATAAAATCTCAGCCGTTTGGCTATATCGGTCTCGGTGTAGCCGGTGCTCTTACTCATAATGGTGCCCAACTTTGCGTTGCCGCACTTTTGACAACTCCGGCTGTGGTTTTTTATATTCCCTGGTTAATTCTATTCGGAATTGGAACCGGTATCATAACCGGTTTGGTTCTTAGAATTATCCTTCCGATCCTTGGGCGGATCCATACCTAA
- the rnfC gene encoding Proton-translocating ferredoxin:NAD(+) oxidoreductase complex subunit C (Evidence 2a : Function from experimental evidences in other organisms; PubMedId : 20616070, 23269825; Product type e : enzyme): MELNFPSTPFKTHGGAAVPHRKNTAQKQSVSMPAPSQVVIPMSMHVGAPCAPLVKTGDLVTVGQKIAESPAFVSAPIHATVSGKVSGIKKVMLPGGNYTDAIIIDSDGEMTVSPDVKPPVVNSLQDFLSALKESGLVGLGGAGFPTHVKLNVPKDKKVDTLIINCAECEPYLTPDNREAVENTASVVEGAGIVKKWLGLQRCIIAIESNKPDAIAAIKKELEDKGKSQNDTIRVLPLRATYPQGAEKVLIKACTDREVGMGKLPADAGCIVMNITSCAFVADYMRTGMPLVKKRLTIDGSAIKEPMNVVVPIGTRISDVIAFVGTKTEPRKILMGGPMMGMAVPSMEVPVLKQNNGLLCFDEKDAHMLEPTACIRCGRCVMGCPMNLMPARLETFSKAKDIDQLIEFDVMNCMECGTCAFNCPAHRPLVQAIRLGKGLVRAKQAADKAKAQKAKEAEGNK, translated from the coding sequence ATGGAATTGAACTTTCCCTCGACGCCATTTAAAACACATGGCGGTGCTGCAGTTCCTCATCGCAAGAACACAGCACAAAAGCAATCCGTTTCCATGCCGGCACCTTCACAAGTCGTAATCCCTATGTCCATGCATGTGGGTGCGCCTTGTGCTCCGCTGGTGAAAACGGGTGACCTCGTCACGGTGGGACAAAAGATCGCCGAAAGTCCTGCTTTTGTCAGTGCACCGATCCACGCGACCGTGTCAGGCAAAGTGAGTGGTATCAAAAAGGTAATGCTGCCAGGCGGCAATTATACCGATGCCATCATTATTGACTCGGACGGTGAAATGACTGTATCTCCGGATGTAAAACCTCCGGTGGTCAATAGTTTGCAGGATTTTCTCTCTGCTTTAAAAGAGAGTGGTCTGGTCGGTTTAGGCGGTGCAGGCTTCCCTACGCATGTTAAGTTGAATGTGCCCAAAGATAAAAAAGTGGACACTCTGATCATTAACTGCGCAGAATGTGAACCCTACCTGACCCCAGATAACAGAGAAGCTGTTGAAAACACAGCTTCTGTGGTAGAAGGCGCTGGTATCGTCAAAAAATGGCTAGGACTGCAGCGCTGCATCATCGCTATCGAAAGCAATAAACCGGATGCAATTGCAGCAATTAAAAAAGAACTGGAAGACAAAGGAAAAAGCCAAAATGATACGATTCGCGTTCTCCCCCTGCGTGCTACTTATCCGCAGGGTGCCGAGAAAGTTTTGATCAAGGCCTGCACAGACCGAGAAGTCGGTATGGGTAAACTGCCCGCAGACGCCGGATGTATCGTTATGAATATTACTTCCTGCGCTTTTGTTGCCGATTATATGAGAACCGGCATGCCGCTCGTTAAAAAGCGTCTGACCATCGATGGTTCTGCAATTAAAGAGCCAATGAACGTAGTGGTTCCGATCGGAACTAGAATCTCTGATGTGATCGCTTTTGTCGGCACAAAAACAGAGCCCCGCAAGATCTTAATGGGCGGACCTATGATGGGTATGGCTGTTCCAAGTATGGAAGTCCCCGTTTTGAAACAAAACAATGGTCTCCTTTGCTTTGATGAAAAAGATGCCCATATGCTGGAACCTACCGCTTGCATTCGTTGCGGACGCTGTGTTATGGGTTGTCCGATGAATTTGATGCCTGCTCGTCTTGAGACTTTTTCGAAAGCAAAAGATATTGATCAACTGATTGAATTCGACGTAATGAACTGTATGGAATGTGGTACTTGCGCCTTTAACTGTCCGGCTCATCGTCCGCTTGTTCAGGCAATCCGCCTTGGCAAAGGACTTGTTCGGGCAAAACAGGCTGCTGATAAAGCGAAGGCTCAAAAAGCAAAAGAAGCGGAGGGGAACAAATAA
- the rnfD gene encoding Proton-translocating ferredoxin:NAD(+) oxidoreductase complex subunit D (Evidence 2a : Function from experimental evidences in other organisms; PubMedId : 20616070, 23269825; Product type e : enzyme) has translation MAEKLIVSSSPHIKAGITTRKIMLDVIIALIPACIASIIYFGWQAAMLLVVSVVTCVVSEYICRKVMKRDNTIGDLSAVVTGLLVAMNVPSSLNPFMMMLGDVAAIVVVKQMFGGIGQNFVNPALIGRIVLMNSFPGPMSSWTMTSHAIDGATTATPLAVVKMGLSDPLPSYLQMFLGNRGGCLGETCGLALLIGFAYLLIRKVISPVIPLCYVGTAAVMSALLGRDVLFDILAGGLLLGAIFMATDYTTSPITIKGQVIYAIGCGVLTILIRKFGALPEGVSYSIIIMNLLVPLIERGTRPRTFGKERAKK, from the coding sequence ATGGCAGAAAAACTAATTGTATCTTCGTCCCCGCATATTAAAGCCGGCATTACCACCCGCAAAATTATGCTGGACGTTATTATTGCTTTAATTCCTGCATGTATCGCCTCCATCATCTACTTTGGATGGCAGGCCGCCATGCTCCTTGTGGTATCCGTCGTCACCTGTGTGGTTTCCGAATACATATGCCGCAAGGTTATGAAACGTGACAATACGATCGGCGATCTTTCAGCTGTCGTCACCGGCCTTTTAGTTGCAATGAATGTTCCCAGCAGCTTAAATCCCTTTATGATGATGCTGGGCGACGTTGCTGCAATCGTGGTCGTTAAGCAGATGTTTGGTGGCATTGGTCAGAACTTCGTCAACCCCGCCCTGATTGGACGTATTGTTTTGATGAACTCCTTCCCCGGCCCCATGAGCAGCTGGACAATGACAAGCCATGCAATCGATGGTGCTACCACTGCAACTCCTTTGGCAGTTGTTAAGATGGGACTTTCCGATCCGCTTCCGAGCTATCTGCAAATGTTCCTCGGAAACCGCGGAGGCTGTCTCGGCGAAACCTGTGGACTCGCACTTTTGATCGGTTTTGCTTATCTGCTGATCCGCAAAGTCATCTCTCCGGTTATTCCACTCTGTTATGTAGGCACTGCTGCTGTGATGTCTGCACTTCTTGGCAGAGATGTTTTGTTTGATATTTTGGCAGGCGGCCTGCTGCTTGGTGCTATCTTTATGGCAACCGATTACACCACCAGCCCAATTACCATAAAAGGTCAAGTAATTTATGCGATTGGTTGCGGTGTTCTCACGATCCTAATTCGTAAATTTGGTGCTTTGCCAGAAGGTGTCTCCTATTCCATTATTATCATGAATCTTCTTGTCCCGCTGATTGAACGCGGAACACGCCCGAGAACATTTGGAAAGGAGCGTGCAAAGAAATGA
- the rnfG gene encoding Proton-translocating ferredoxin:NAD(+) oxidoreductase complex subunit G (Evidence 2a : Function from experimental evidences in other organisms; PubMedId : 20616070, 23269825; Product type e : enzyme), with translation MKLNPKDILKPTLVLFVICLVVTGGLAITNKATKAQVALINKQTEADTQKRVLSEADSFGEKQSFGDGSENNYVVAKQGNEVIGYVFTTSSKSYGGTIKVMTGIDKTGKVTGVELLSTSDTPGLGLNAQKSEFRDQYKKAIPSSGEFTVTKSGETGDDKINALTGATITSKAVTSAVNNAIKEFNTVKGGA, from the coding sequence ATGAAACTGAATCCAAAGGATATCTTAAAGCCGACTCTGGTTCTTTTCGTAATTTGTTTAGTTGTTACCGGTGGTCTTGCCATTACGAATAAAGCAACAAAAGCTCAAGTTGCACTGATCAACAAACAAACAGAAGCAGATACCCAGAAACGTGTCCTTTCCGAGGCCGATTCATTTGGTGAAAAACAATCTTTTGGCGACGGAAGCGAAAACAACTACGTTGTAGCAAAACAAGGCAATGAAGTTATTGGCTACGTCTTCACGACTTCCAGCAAATCTTACGGCGGTACCATTAAGGTAATGACAGGAATTGATAAGACTGGAAAAGTCACTGGCGTTGAACTGCTTTCTACTAGTGATACTCCCGGTTTGGGCCTGAATGCTCAAAAATCAGAATTCCGTGATCAATACAAAAAAGCAATTCCTTCTTCTGGCGAATTTACAGTAACAAAATCCGGCGAAACCGGTGATGACAAAATCAATGCTTTGACTGGTGCTACAATTACCAGTAAAGCAGTTACCTCTGCTGTAAATAACGCAATTAAGGAATTTAATACTGTGAAGGGTGGTGCTTGA
- the rnfE gene encoding Proton-translocating ferredoxin:NAD(+) oxidoreductase complex subunit E (Evidence 2a : Function from experimental evidences in other organisms; PubMedId : 20616070, 23269825; Product type e : enzyme) produces the protein MEEKKSLWQEFTKGIIRENPVLRLVLGCCATLALSTSASNAIGMGLATTFVLLCSNLVISLLRNIIPDTVRIPCYIVLIAGFVSLVQMLIEAYSPALKAAMGIYLPLIVVNCIILGRAEGFANKHKVLPSIMDALGMGIGFTLTLFVMGCIRELIGAGTILGFQIMPASYPGIILFLLPPGGFFVFGILMAITNKIAAGKGEPVSELGCDHCPMAGCCSISVEKEKGADK, from the coding sequence ATGGAAGAAAAGAAAAGTCTTTGGCAAGAATTTACAAAAGGCATCATTCGTGAAAACCCAGTTTTGCGTCTTGTTCTCGGGTGCTGCGCGACGTTGGCTCTTTCAACCAGTGCAAGCAATGCAATCGGTATGGGACTTGCTACAACCTTTGTTCTTCTTTGTTCAAACCTTGTAATTTCTTTGCTTCGAAATATTATTCCGGATACGGTTCGTATCCCCTGCTATATTGTTTTAATTGCAGGTTTTGTTTCTCTTGTACAAATGCTGATTGAAGCCTATTCTCCGGCTCTGAAAGCCGCAATGGGCATTTATCTGCCTCTTATCGTTGTAAACTGTATTATTCTTGGCCGTGCAGAAGGCTTTGCAAATAAGCATAAGGTACTGCCTTCCATCATGGATGCTCTTGGAATGGGCATCGGCTTTACACTGACGCTGTTCGTTATGGGCTGCATTCGTGAGCTGATCGGTGCCGGCACGATCCTCGGATTCCAGATTATGCCCGCTTCTTATCCTGGAATTATTTTGTTCCTCCTGCCTCCCGGTGGTTTCTTCGTCTTCGGTATTTTGATGGCAATTACCAACAAAATTGCAGCGGGTAAAGGCGAGCCTGTTTCTGAACTTGGCTGCGATCACTGCCCAATGGCAGGCTGCTGCTCAATTTCAGTTGAAAAAGAGAAGGGAGCTGACAAATAA
- the rnfA gene encoding Proton-translocating ferredoxin:NAD(+) oxidoreductase complex subunit A (Evidence 2a : Function from experimental evidences in other organisms; PubMedId : 20616070, 23269825; Product type e : enzyme), whose amino-acid sequence MDFKSLLAIFLAAILTENYILNKFLGICPFLGVSKKLDTATGMSVAVIFVMVISTAVTYPIYTYVLVPNGLSYLQTVLFILIIAALVQFIETVLKKYIPTLYRALGIYLPLITTNCAVLGITMLVIDKGENYIEALVNALGSGVGFLVAMVIFAGIRERLEHNDIPKFLKGLPITLVAASLTAVSFLGFQGLVDGMLR is encoded by the coding sequence ATGGATTTTAAATCATTACTCGCCATCTTTCTGGCAGCTATCCTTACTGAAAACTATATTCTGAATAAGTTTCTCGGTATCTGCCCGTTCTTAGGTGTCTCCAAAAAATTGGATACTGCTACTGGTATGAGTGTAGCCGTTATCTTTGTTATGGTCATCTCTACTGCAGTTACCTACCCAATTTACACTTATGTGCTAGTTCCGAATGGCCTGTCTTACTTACAAACCGTGCTTTTCATTTTGATTATCGCTGCATTGGTTCAGTTTATCGAAACTGTTCTGAAAAAGTACATTCCTACTCTTTATCGAGCTTTAGGAATCTATTTGCCCTTGATTACTACGAACTGTGCAGTACTCGGCATCACCATGCTGGTAATTGATAAGGGTGAAAATTATATTGAAGCGCTGGTCAATGCACTTGGTTCCGGTGTCGGATTCCTTGTTGCAATGGTAATCTTTGCCGGTATTCGCGAGCGCCTAGAGCACAATGATATTCCAAAATTTCTCAAGGGGCTTCCGATCACTTTGGTCGCAGCTTCTCTAACGGCTGTCTCCTTCCTTGGATTCCAAGGTTTAGTTGATGGCATGCTGCGTTAA
- the rnfB gene encoding Proton-translocating ferredoxin:NAD(+) oxidoreductase complex subunit B (Evidence 2a : Function from experimental evidences in other organisms; PubMedId : 20616070, 23269825; Product type e : enzyme): MNDITFPIVLVAGIGILCGVVLAIASIIMAVPKDEKEVKIRGVLPGANCGACGFSGCDGYAAALAKGEAQPGLCAPGGTAVASATAKILGGDAGTVEEKVAVVHCLGSNDNTQNKVVYEGIESCAAANIVAGGVANCEYGCMGIGDCVKACQYDAIEVCNGVARVDPTRCKGCTMCAKACPKHLIDMVPKKKQAVNLCQNCDKGPMVMKVCKVGCIGCMKCVKTCPQGAIKVDKFHAIVDPSKCIGCGACIEVCPRHCLKLMDV; this comes from the coding sequence ATGAATGATATTACATTCCCAATTGTTTTAGTCGCCGGAATCGGTATTTTGTGCGGTGTCGTTTTGGCAATCGCTTCTATCATTATGGCCGTTCCTAAAGACGAAAAAGAAGTTAAAATTCGTGGCGTTTTGCCTGGTGCAAACTGCGGCGCCTGCGGATTTTCCGGTTGCGACGGTTATGCTGCCGCTTTAGCAAAAGGGGAAGCACAACCTGGGCTTTGCGCTCCTGGCGGTACTGCTGTTGCATCAGCTACGGCCAAGATCCTCGGGGGCGATGCTGGTACAGTAGAAGAAAAAGTTGCTGTCGTCCATTGCCTTGGAAGTAATGACAACACACAGAACAAGGTCGTTTATGAAGGAATTGAATCCTGTGCAGCCGCTAATATTGTCGCAGGAGGCGTTGCCAACTGCGAATATGGATGTATGGGAATTGGCGACTGTGTAAAAGCATGCCAATATGATGCCATTGAGGTTTGTAACGGTGTCGCTCGTGTTGATCCTACCCGCTGCAAAGGCTGTACGATGTGCGCAAAAGCATGTCCGAAGCATCTGATCGATATGGTTCCTAAAAAGAAGCAAGCCGTTAATCTTTGCCAGAACTGTGACAAAGGTCCAATGGTCATGAAAGTCTGCAAAGTTGGATGTATTGGCTGCATGAAATGCGTTAAAACATGCCCTCAGGGAGCAATTAAAGTCGATAAATTTCACGCGATTGTCGATCCTTCCAAATGTATCGGCTGTGGTGCCTGTATTGAAGTTTGTCCTCGGCATTGCTTAAAGCTGATGGATGTTTGA
- the ldh gene encoding L-lactate dehydrogenase (Evidence 2a : Function from experimental evidences in other organisms; PubMedId : 15007569; Product type e : enzyme), whose protein sequence is MADFHKCAIVGCGFVGSSIAFSLLESGIFREMILIDINREKAQGEAMDLGHSIPFTKPMEIAAGDWQDLKEAGIIIIAAGANQKPGENRADLAHKNLQIFREMIPKITQYNQDGILLIVSNPVDILTYAALRYSGFSKEHVFGSGTVLDTARLKYLLGKKLSLDPRVVHAFIIGEHGDSELPVWSSANISGIDLKDYCAATGEALKDSDFENLYREVRDSAYQIIQKKGATYYGIASSCRRICESIVRDEHSILPVSTFIDGHYGLSDICMGVPAILSSKGVERVLDIPLSKEEQKLLLQSASAVQKILREDCY, encoded by the coding sequence ATGGCAGATTTTCATAAATGTGCAATCGTTGGCTGTGGATTTGTAGGTTCGAGCATTGCTTTTTCTTTGCTTGAGAGTGGGATCTTTCGCGAAATGATTTTAATTGATATCAATCGAGAAAAGGCACAGGGAGAGGCGATGGATCTTGGCCATAGTATCCCGTTTACAAAGCCGATGGAGATTGCAGCAGGAGACTGGCAGGATTTAAAAGAAGCGGGAATTATTATAATTGCTGCAGGCGCTAACCAAAAGCCGGGAGAAAACCGAGCTGATCTTGCACATAAAAATCTTCAAATTTTTCGGGAGATGATTCCAAAGATTACGCAATATAATCAAGATGGAATTTTGCTGATTGTGAGTAATCCAGTGGATATTTTAACCTATGCAGCTTTGCGATATTCGGGTTTTTCTAAAGAACATGTTTTTGGAAGCGGGACGGTACTCGATACAGCGCGGTTAAAATATTTACTCGGAAAGAAGCTGTCTTTGGACCCAAGAGTAGTGCATGCTTTTATTATTGGAGAGCATGGAGACAGTGAGCTGCCTGTTTGGAGCAGCGCAAATATTTCGGGGATTGATTTAAAAGATTATTGTGCGGCGACAGGGGAAGCCTTAAAAGATTCAGACTTCGAAAATTTATATCGGGAAGTGAGGGATAGTGCCTATCAAATTATTCAGAAAAAAGGTGCTACCTATTATGGAATTGCAAGCAGTTGCCGCAGAATTTGCGAGAGCATTGTGCGTGATGAGCACAGTATTTTGCCGGTGAGCACTTTTATTGACGGACATTATGGGTTATCTGATATTTGTATGGGAGTTCCGGCAATTCTCAGCAGTAAAGGAGTAGAGCGAGTGCTTGATATTCCGTTAAGTAAGGAGGAACAAAAGCTTTTGCTTCAATCTGCATCGGCAGTGCAGAAAATTCTTCGTGAAGATTGCTACTGA
- a CDS encoding SGNH_hydro domain-containing protein, with protein MAPSVCIFGDSVAKGIVFDAVKEKYLLLKNRFSNLIGARDGIRIKNYSHFGCTIKQGKISIEKHLAELSHYDAVILEYGGNDCDLSWEQVAANPKSTHLPKTPLTEFSETYRQLISEIKESGGTPVLMTLPPIYAPRYFSWISRNLDAQAIMNYLGDVEFIYRWHEMYNLAVCRIALEQHLSLIDISSAFLQKENYQDLLCADGIHPNEKGHQLIADEIDQQLNMPNAHGFHSSQLAFS; from the coding sequence ATGGCACCCAGTGTTTGCATTTTTGGAGATTCTGTTGCAAAAGGCATTGTTTTCGATGCCGTAAAAGAAAAATATTTGCTTTTAAAGAATCGATTCTCTAATTTAATTGGAGCAAGAGATGGAATTCGAATCAAAAATTATTCTCATTTTGGCTGCACTATCAAACAAGGAAAAATTTCAATTGAAAAACATCTGGCGGAACTTTCTCATTATGATGCTGTGATTTTAGAATATGGTGGAAACGACTGCGATCTTTCATGGGAGCAGGTCGCTGCTAATCCCAAAAGTACTCATCTGCCCAAAACACCGCTTACTGAATTTTCAGAAACTTATCGCCAATTAATTAGTGAAATCAAAGAATCAGGGGGCACTCCAGTTTTAATGACACTGCCGCCGATTTACGCTCCACGGTACTTTTCGTGGATTTCTCGTAATTTAGACGCACAAGCAATCATGAATTACCTTGGGGATGTGGAATTTATCTATCGCTGGCATGAAATGTATAACCTCGCTGTATGCCGTATTGCTTTGGAGCAACATCTTTCTCTTATCGATATCAGCAGCGCATTTTTACAAAAGGAAAATTATCAAGATCTCCTCTGTGCTGATGGAATTCATCCAAATGAAAAAGGTCATCAACTGATTGCAGACGAAATTGATCAGCAACTAAACATGCCTAATGCTCATGGATTTCATTCTTCACAACTGGCATTTTCCTAA